A genome region from Salvia splendens isolate huo1 chromosome 19, SspV2, whole genome shotgun sequence includes the following:
- the LOC121779783 gene encoding probable magnesium transporter NIPA6 isoform X2, with product MFETNLIGFGLAVGSSAFIGSSFIIKKKGLQRAGASGARAVVIGEFANFVAYMYAPAVLITPLGALSIIVSAILAHFLLREKLGKLGILGCVLCIVGSTIIVLHAPGEHDISSVDQIWELATQPTFLLYIASAVAVVLVLVLYCETRYGQTNIMVYIGVCSIIGSVTVMSIKAVGIAIKLTLEGYSQVAHLQSWIFATVSASCIITQLIYLNKALDTFNTAVVSPIYYAMFTSLTIFASAIMFKDWAGEGASDIVSVLCGFITVFSGTMVLHGTREPEKLPSADYSALPQISWVVHSNGEIWKQKENDELHGEFVAIIHQDHFK from the exons ATGTTTGAGACCAACTTAATCGGGTTCGGGCTCGCCGTCGGCTCCAGCGCCTTTATTGGCTCGAGCTTCATCATCAAGAAGAAGGGCTTGCAGAGGGCCGGAGCCTCCGGCGCTCGCGCTG TGGTTATTGGAGAATTTGCCAATTTTGTAGCTTACATGTATGCTCCTGCAGTCCTCATCACCCCACTCGGAGCATTGAGTATAATAGTAAG TGCTATTTTAGCTCATTTCTTACTCAGAGAGAAACTAGGGAAGTTAGGAATATTGggatgtgttttgtgtattgtgGGTTCCACAATTATAGTGCTTCATGCGCCGGGTGAACATGACATTAGCTCGGTAGATCAAATCTGGGAACTAGCAACACAACCAA CTTTTCTTCTGTACATAGCTTCAGCAGTGGCAGTGGTGTTGGTACTTGTCTTGTATTGTGAAACACGCTATGGACAAACAAATATAATGGTGTACATTGGTGTTTGCTCTATCATTGGATCTGTAACC GTTATGAGCATCAAGGCTGTAGGTATAGCGATAAAACTCACGCTGGAGGGTTATAGTCAGGTTGCCCACTTGCAGTCATGGATATTTGCCACGGTTTCAGCTTCTTGTATAATCACTCAGTTAATCTATTTAAACAAG GCTTTGGACACATTTAACACGGCCGTGGTTTCTCCAATTTATTATGCCATGTTCACGTCGCTTACAATCTTTGCTAGTGCCATCATGTTTAAG GACTGGGCCGGTGAGGGTGCTAGCGACATCGTCTCTGTTCTCTGTGGATTTATCACCGTGTTTTCTGGTACTATGGTTTTGCACGGTACTAGAGAGCCCGAAAAGCTTCCATCTGCAG ACTATTCCGCGCTTCCTCAAATATCATGGGTCGTGCATTCAAACGGAGAGATATGGAAACAGAAAGAAAATGATGAATTGCACGGGGAGTTTGTTGCAATCATCCATCAAGACCATTTCAAGTGA
- the LOC121779783 gene encoding probable magnesium transporter NIPA6 isoform X1, translating into MFETNLIGFGLAVGSSAFIGSSFIIKKKGLQRAGASGARAGSGGYGYLQEPLWWIGMFTMVIGEFANFVAYMYAPAVLITPLGALSIIVSAILAHFLLREKLGKLGILGCVLCIVGSTIIVLHAPGEHDISSVDQIWELATQPTFLLYIASAVAVVLVLVLYCETRYGQTNIMVYIGVCSIIGSVTVMSIKAVGIAIKLTLEGYSQVAHLQSWIFATVSASCIITQLIYLNKALDTFNTAVVSPIYYAMFTSLTIFASAIMFKDWAGEGASDIVSVLCGFITVFSGTMVLHGTREPEKLPSADYSALPQISWVVHSNGEIWKQKENDELHGEFVAIIHQDHFK; encoded by the exons ATGTTTGAGACCAACTTAATCGGGTTCGGGCTCGCCGTCGGCTCCAGCGCCTTTATTGGCTCGAGCTTCATCATCAAGAAGAAGGGCTTGCAGAGGGCCGGAGCCTCCGGCGCTCGCGCTG GTTCGGGAGGATATGGATATCTGCAAGAACCACTCTGGTGGATTGGCATGTTCACTA TGGTTATTGGAGAATTTGCCAATTTTGTAGCTTACATGTATGCTCCTGCAGTCCTCATCACCCCACTCGGAGCATTGAGTATAATAGTAAG TGCTATTTTAGCTCATTTCTTACTCAGAGAGAAACTAGGGAAGTTAGGAATATTGggatgtgttttgtgtattgtgGGTTCCACAATTATAGTGCTTCATGCGCCGGGTGAACATGACATTAGCTCGGTAGATCAAATCTGGGAACTAGCAACACAACCAA CTTTTCTTCTGTACATAGCTTCAGCAGTGGCAGTGGTGTTGGTACTTGTCTTGTATTGTGAAACACGCTATGGACAAACAAATATAATGGTGTACATTGGTGTTTGCTCTATCATTGGATCTGTAACC GTTATGAGCATCAAGGCTGTAGGTATAGCGATAAAACTCACGCTGGAGGGTTATAGTCAGGTTGCCCACTTGCAGTCATGGATATTTGCCACGGTTTCAGCTTCTTGTATAATCACTCAGTTAATCTATTTAAACAAG GCTTTGGACACATTTAACACGGCCGTGGTTTCTCCAATTTATTATGCCATGTTCACGTCGCTTACAATCTTTGCTAGTGCCATCATGTTTAAG GACTGGGCCGGTGAGGGTGCTAGCGACATCGTCTCTGTTCTCTGTGGATTTATCACCGTGTTTTCTGGTACTATGGTTTTGCACGGTACTAGAGAGCCCGAAAAGCTTCCATCTGCAG ACTATTCCGCGCTTCCTCAAATATCATGGGTCGTGCATTCAAACGGAGAGATATGGAAACAGAAAGAAAATGATGAATTGCACGGGGAGTTTGTTGCAATCATCCATCAAGACCATTTCAAGTGA
- the LOC121779782 gene encoding F-box protein At3g07870-like has translation MAFIVSPSKSASNRRDFLTSLPSHLIIEILSRLPAKSLVQCKSVCKQWLDLTSDPYLAKLHFTRSKPGVAIHQSEPSKNLLRVADFDDFHAPTAEIDLKSLTPSPDVAVDGSVKGLLLLRDANYKREALYVCNPLTREYIELASPNQAARYPSIVTHGFGVTNSSEEFKIVRIYQEREIDPRNGSCLRIPNSECQIYTLGTGEWRAVCERSNQFAYDGRLIGQFFRGNLHWIIEDLNGNDLISAFDLDNEAFHPFPAPFPGRKLLGSVGVLDDCLCLCDNTSNFEVDIWVMKEYGIGKSWSKRFVIRKMPELIGPSFEIVRVLKVLGDGNILLVWADYCVLNYCSKSEVTQEVEMLQSRGPNSVEAMHYVPSLMSLKSFVREKVVKF, from the coding sequence ATGGCGTTCATCGTCTCGCCCTCGAAATCCGCCTCCAACCGCCGCGATTTCCTCACGAGCCTCCCGTCGCACCTCATCATCGAGATCCTCTCCCGCCTCCCCGCGAAATCCCTCGTCCAGTGCAAATCCGTCTGCAAGCAGTGGCTCGATCTCACCTCCGATCCCTACCTCGCCAAGCTGCATTTCACCCGATCGAAGCCCGGCGTCGCGATCCACCAATCGGAGCCGTCGAAGAACCTCCTCCGAGTCGCCGATTTCGACGATTTCCACGCTCCGACGGCCGAGATCGACCTCAAATCGCTCACCCCCTCCCCCGACGTCGCCGTCGACGGCTCCGTCAAGGGGTTGTTACTCCTCCGCGACGCCAATTACAAGCGCGAGGCGCTCTACGTCTGCAATCCCCTCACGCGCGAGTACATTGAGCTCGCGAGCCCTAATCAGGCCGCGCGGTACCCCAGCATCGTGACTCATGGATTCGGCGTGACTAATTCGAGTGAGGAGTTCAAAATCGTGAGAATTTACCAGGAGAGGGAAATTGATCCGAGAAACGGCTCCTGTTTGAGAATCCCCAATTCCGAGTGTCAAATCTACACCCTCGGAACAGGGGAATGGCGCGCCGTATGCGAAAGGAGCAATCAATTCGCCTACGACGGCCGCCTAATCGGCCAATTTTTCCGGGGAAATCTCCACTGGATAATTGAAGACCTAAACGGCAACGATCTCATCTCCGCATTCGACCTTGATAACGAGGCATTTCACCCCTTCCCCGCCCCGTTCCCGGGGAGGAAACTCCTCGGGAGCGTGGGGGTTTTGGACGATTGCCTCTGCCTCTGCGACAACACGTCGAATTTCGAGGTGGATATCTGGGTGATGAAGGAGTACGGGATTGGGAAATCGTGGAGCAAGCGCTTCGTGATTCGGAAAATGCCGGAATTGATTGGGCCGTCGTTTGAGATCGTGAGGGTGCTGAAGGTGTTGGGAGATGGCAACATTTTGCTGGTGTGGGCGGATTACTGTGTGCTGAATTACTGCAGTAAGAGTGAAGTGACTCAGGAAGTTGAGATGCTTCAATCGAGAGGGCCTAATAGCGTTGAGGCTATGCATTATGTGCCGAGTTTGATGAGTCTTAAGAGCTTTGTTAGGGAGAAAGTTGTCAAGTTTTAG